The Streptococcus downei MFe28 DNA window CAAAGTGAAGAGGTCCATAAGCTAAATGGCGACAATCAAATTCTGTCGTCTGTCCGCTATGGTCAAGACCTCATGTCTGCTGATGATACCCAAGGAACCGACCTCAGTCGTACTTCTGGCATGGTGACCTTGGTCAGCAATGATCCTAACCTCAACCTTGGTAGCGATAGTTTAACCGTTAACGTGGGTAAGGCCCATGCCAACCAAGCCTATCGTCCATTGCTTTTGGGAACCAGCGACGGCGTTCAATCCTACCTCAAGGACTCAGATACCAATCTGGTTAAATATACCGATGCTAATGGTAATCTGACCTTTACGGCTGATGATATCAAGGGTTACTCAACTGTTGATATGAGTGGTTACCTAGCTGTTTGGGTACCAGTTGGTGCTAAGGATGGTCAAGATGTCCGTGTAGCAGCAGATAGTTCACAAAAGACCGATGGTAAATTCCTCAAGACCTCAGCTGCGCTGGATTCCCAAGTTATCTTTGAAGGCTTCTCTAACTTCCAAGACTTTGTCAACAATGACTCCCAATACACCAACAAGAAGATTGCTGAAAATGCCGATTTCTTCAAGAAATTGGGTATTACCTCCTTTGAAATGGCACCACAATACGTCTCAGCAACCGACGGTAGCTTCTTGGATTCCATCATTGAAAATGGTTATGCCTTCTCGGATCGCTATGACTTGGCCATGAGTAAGAACAATAAGTACGGTTCTAAGGACGACTTGGCTAACGCTCTCAAGGCCCTTCATGCTAATGGTATTCAAGCCATTGCTGACTGGGTGCCAGACCAAATTTATCAATTGCCAGGCGAAGAAGTGGTCACCGCTAAACGGACTGATAGCTATGGTAAGCCGACCTTTGATGCCTTCATCAATAACACCCTCTATGCAGCCAATACCAAGAGTAGCGGTAGTGACTATCAAGCCCAGTATGGTGGAGCCTTCTTGGATGAACTCAAGGCTAAATATCCTGACATGTTCAATGTCAACATGATTTCAACCGGTAAGCCAATTGATTCATCAACCAAGATAAAACAATGGGAAGCTAAATACTTCAATGGTACCAATGTTCTAGGCAAGGGTTCTGGCTATGTCCTCAGCGATGATGCTACTGGTAAGTACTTCACCGTCAATGAAAATGGAGACTTCCTGCCAGCCAGCTTCACAGGTGACCAAAATGCTAAGACTGGTTTCTACTATGATGGCACCGGCATGACCTATTACTCAACGTCAGGTAATAAGGCGGTAGACAGCTTTGTTTATGAAGGTGGCCACTATTATTACTTCGATAAAGACGGTCATATGGTAACTGGTAGCTACAAGGCTGCTGATGGTAATGACTATTACTTCCTGCCAAACGGTATCCAAATGCGTGATGCCATCTACCAAGATGACAAGGGCAATAGTTACTACTATGGTCGCACAGGTATCCTCTACAAGGGGGACAATTGGTATCCATTTACCGATCCTAAGAATTCCAACAAGACAGTTTTCCGTTACTTTGATGCCAATAATGTCATGGCTATCGGCTATAAGGACATGTACGGTCAAACCTACTACTTTGACGAAAATGGTTACCAAGCCAAGGGCGAACTCCTGACAGACGCTAAGGGAACCCATTATTTCGATGAAGATAATGGTGCCATGGCTAAGAATAAATTTGTCAATGTTGGTGACGATTGGTACTACATGGATGGTAATGGTAATGCTGTCAAGGGTCAATACCCTGTCGACAATCAAATCCTTTACTTCAATCCAGAAACAGGTGTCCAAGTTAAGGGACAATTTATTACAGATGCCCAAGGTCGCATTTCTTACTATGATGGAAACTCTGGTGCCCTCAAGTTTAGTGGCTTCTTCACACCAAATGGTAATGACTGGTACTATGCTGAAAATGGCTATGTCTACAAGGGCTTCAAACAAGTCGCAGAAAACCAAGACCAATGGTATTACTTCGACCAAACGACCGGTAAACAAGCCAAGGGAGCAGTAGAAGTCAATGGTCAAAATCTCTACTTTGATAAGGACTCTGGTGTTCAAGTCAAGGGAGACTTTGTGACCGATGATGCTGGTAATACCAGCTTCTACCGTGGCGACAACGGCAACAAGCTTGCTGGCGGATTCTTTACAACTGGCAATAACGCTTGGTACTATGCCGACGCCAATGGTAATGTGGCCAAAGGCTTCAGAGAAATGGAGGGTAACTGGTATTACTTTGATGATCTAACTGGTCGCCAAGCCAAGGGAGCCGTTCAAGTCAATGGTCAAAACCTCTACTTTGACGTCAACTCAGGTATCCAAGTTAAGGGAGACTTTGTGACAGACGGTCAAGGAAACACCTCTTATTATGACCTCAATACAGGTGATAAGAAGGTCAATGGTTTCTTTACAACTGGTGACAATGCTTGGTACTATGCTGATAGCCAAGGCAACCTAGCCAAGGGTCGCAAGTCTATTGACAATCAAGACCTCTACTTTGATCCTGCAACTGGTAAGCAAGTCAAGGGCCAACTCATTTCTATTGATGGTCGTAGCTATTACTTCGATGGTGACACCGGTAACATGGCTAAGAATCGCTTCGTCCGTATCGGTGATCAATGGATCTATTTCGGCAATGATGGCGCTGCAGCCAATCTATAAGCTTGATTGAGCTAACGCTAAACCAGACTTAACTAAGCCATCCTGCTAAGCAGGGTGGCTTTTTTGGGGTTTATAGCTCTTGTATAAAACACGTGTTTTTGGAAACCAAAAAATAGCCCTTGACTGAAGTCAAGAGCTCATGAATGAGGGGACCAATGGTAGTAAGGGGTCTTTACAGCTCGAAGCTGAAGGCAGTACCATGCCTGAATTAGAAAACTCTAATTCCTTTGAACGCTCTGTTACCAGTCGCCCAACGTTATTCCCTCGTTTACCGCATTTTACCATAACCGGAGGAGAATTGTCAAAACGTCAACCGATTTTCCACGTAGCTAGCGATAAAAAGGTTGTCAAGCTAAGTTTTCCCCGCACACGAAGGGGGGCAGGGGTAATCATGAAGGAAATAATAACTTTAGGCATCTATGAGAATTGTTTTATACACCTAAAAAGAGTATAATGAGTGTATGAAAAACAAGTGAGGTGCCAAAATGTCTAAAGTAAGATTAAATGTCAATATTGATTCCGATGTGAAAGAAAGGGCCAGTCAAGTCTTTTCTAAATTGGGACTGGATATGACGACTGCTGTCACTATTTATCTTAATCAAGTGATTCAAAAAAATGGTATTCCTTTCGATTTGACGCTCGAAAAGACACATTATACTGCTGATGAGATTTTGGGGCCTGATTGGCGAGAAGGGCTTGATGCAGTAGAGGATGAGTGGGAATGACCTATCAAGTAGAATTTACAAAAGAGTCTGCCAAGGACTTAAGGCGATTAGATAATAGTCAGAGGATTCAGATTCGTAAATCTCTTGTT harbors:
- a CDS encoding type II toxin-antitoxin system RelB/DinJ family antitoxin; the encoded protein is MSKVRLNVNIDSDVKERASQVFSKLGLDMTTAVTIYLNQVIQKNGIPFDLTLEKTHYTADEILGPDWREGLDAVEDEWE
- a CDS encoding glycoside hydrolase family 70 protein, yielding MEKKLHYKLHKVKKHWVTIAVASIGLVSLIGAGTVSAEDKVANDTAAQTSQAADTNQGDQATSSDTNTNDQSLDQGQTTQNQTTDQAQAGQNSATTDQAQGNNNQTTDNQVSDNQADKNQATEGNRVQPRDAANVAAADQVAQTGPSEQEKSAALSLDNVKLIDGKYYYVQADGSYKKNFAITVNGQMLYFDGDTGALSSTSTYSFSQGTTNLVDDFSSHNKAYDSTAKSFELVNGYLTANSWYRPASILRNGQTWEASNENDLRPVLMSWWPDKDTQVAYVNYMNKYLSANETEVTNETPQADLNKEAQSIQTKIEQKITADNSTQWLRTAMEAFVATQPKWNMSTENYNKGDHLQGGALLYTNSDLTPWANSDYRLLNRTPTQQDGTKKYFTEAGEGGYEFLLSNDVDNSNPVVQAEQLNQLHYLMNWGDIVMGDKNANFDGVRVDAVDNVNADLLQVYSNYFKDNYKVTDSEANALAHISILEAWSGNDNQYNEDTNGTALSIDNSSRLTSLAVLTKQPGQRIDLSNLISESTNKERANDTAYGDTIPTYSFVRAHDSEVQTVIAKIVKEKIDNNSDGYTFTLDQLKDAFKVYNEDMNKVNKTYTHYNIPAAYALLLSNMESVPRVYYGDLYTDDGQYMAKKSPYHDAIATMLQGRIAYVSGGQSEEVHKLNGDNQILSSVRYGQDLMSADDTQGTDLSRTSGMVTLVSNDPNLNLGSDSLTVNVGKAHANQAYRPLLLGTSDGVQSYLKDSDTNLVKYTDANGNLTFTADDIKGYSTVDMSGYLAVWVPVGAKDGQDVRVAADSSQKTDGKFLKTSAALDSQVIFEGFSNFQDFVNNDSQYTNKKIAENADFFKKLGITSFEMAPQYVSATDGSFLDSIIENGYAFSDRYDLAMSKNNKYGSKDDLANALKALHANGIQAIADWVPDQIYQLPGEEVVTAKRTDSYGKPTFDAFINNTLYAANTKSSGSDYQAQYGGAFLDELKAKYPDMFNVNMISTGKPIDSSTKIKQWEAKYFNGTNVLGKGSGYVLSDDATGKYFTVNENGDFLPASFTGDQNAKTGFYYDGTGMTYYSTSGNKAVDSFVYEGGHYYYFDKDGHMVTGSYKAADGNDYYFLPNGIQMRDAIYQDDKGNSYYYGRTGILYKGDNWYPFTDPKNSNKTVFRYFDANNVMAIGYKDMYGQTYYFDENGYQAKGELLTDAKGTHYFDEDNGAMAKNKFVNVGDDWYYMDGNGNAVKGQYPVDNQILYFNPETGVQVKGQFITDAQGRISYYDGNSGALKFSGFFTPNGNDWYYAENGYVYKGFKQVAENQDQWYYFDQTTGKQAKGAVEVNGQNLYFDKDSGVQVKGDFVTDDAGNTSFYRGDNGNKLAGGFFTTGNNAWYYADANGNVAKGFREMEGNWYYFDDLTGRQAKGAVQVNGQNLYFDVNSGIQVKGDFVTDGQGNTSYYDLNTGDKKVNGFFTTGDNAWYYADSQGNLAKGRKSIDNQDLYFDPATGKQVKGQLISIDGRSYYFDGDTGNMAKNRFVRIGDQWIYFGNDGAAANL